From the genome of Terriglobia bacterium, one region includes:
- a CDS encoding cold-shock protein, whose translation MREKGTVKWFNGAKGYGFIQRSTGEDVFVHYSVIQENGYRTLNEGEVVEFECVKGPKGLQAQNVNRG comes from the coding sequence GTGAGAGAGAAGGGAACAGTAAAGTGGTTTAATGGCGCAAAAGGTTACGGGTTCATTCAGCGTAGCACGGGCGAGGATGTCTTCGTTCACTACTCTGTGATCCAGGAAAACGGTTATCGTACTTTGAACGAAGGCGAGGTCGTGGAGTTCGAGTGCGTAAAAGGCCCGAAAGGCCTTCAGGCACAGAACGTAAACCGCGGGTAA
- a CDS encoding YihY/virulence factor BrkB family protein produces MYSIVEPDPSASGTGSTAVTAAHTEYADTMGIGQSLRRNGVSTLRYLTKTEVHTYAFSVAANAILSFIPGIVLMLTLTRKVIHSPAMYDVVLQLLRDYLPSNQDFVIKNMKALAGAHRVQIFSLVMLVISSTGVFLPLEVALNRIWGFAANRSYVRNQLISLGLAVGCGLLALLSVAATAGNWHLLSRYMPMDWLLVRAAGYMIMKVFAILASIAIFFAIYWVLPNGKVPVRSVLPAAMVTGILFEVAKQLYVLSLPWLDFQNVYGPFSISVTLMFWAYISGMLLLGGAFLSAAEHNKLKNGEAALSE; encoded by the coding sequence ATGTACTCCATCGTCGAACCCGATCCGTCGGCTTCCGGTACCGGCTCTACGGCCGTAACAGCCGCTCATACCGAGTATGCGGATACGATGGGGATTGGCCAAAGCCTGCGCCGGAATGGGGTTTCCACGCTTCGGTACCTGACCAAGACCGAGGTGCACACGTACGCGTTCTCGGTGGCAGCGAATGCGATCTTATCCTTCATACCGGGTATCGTCCTCATGCTGACGCTGACCCGGAAGGTCATCCATTCGCCAGCGATGTACGACGTCGTGCTGCAACTTCTGCGCGACTATCTGCCGAGCAATCAGGACTTTGTAATCAAGAACATGAAGGCCCTGGCGGGTGCACACCGCGTGCAAATCTTCTCGCTGGTAATGCTGGTGATCAGCTCGACAGGAGTTTTCCTGCCATTGGAAGTGGCGTTGAACAGGATCTGGGGATTTGCGGCCAACCGGTCCTATGTCCGCAACCAGCTGATTTCACTGGGATTGGCGGTCGGATGTGGCCTGCTCGCACTGCTCTCGGTGGCGGCGACCGCCGGCAACTGGCATCTACTGAGCCGCTACATGCCAATGGATTGGCTGCTGGTGCGAGCCGCGGGATACATGATCATGAAGGTTTTTGCGATCCTCGCCAGCATCGCCATCTTCTTCGCTATCTACTGGGTGTTGCCGAACGGCAAGGTCCCCGTACGAAGCGTGCTGCCGGCCGCGATGGTGACCGGCATTCTGTTTGAAGTCGCCAAGCAGCTCTATGTTCTTTCCCTGCCATGGCTCGACTTCCAGAACGTCTACGGACCGTTCTCCATTTCGGTTACGCTGATGTTCTGGGCTTACATCTCGGGCATGCTGCTGCTGGGTGGAGCTTTCCTATCCGCCGCCGAGCACAACAAATTGAAAAACGGCGAAGCTGCGTTGTCTGAATAA
- a CDS encoding HEAT repeat domain-containing protein yields MQDTNQTKAVGLKYARSLQTLLKTAIMFSPGHAAVNQPLQHSFDQLNEIVKNHGQFTLGFVDQRVMINNILTTDPALKTLENEFLKRGVGAVTFEVGLTMTGYRKLIGVLAVQVKTLEATGLHQHLVQNPVEFARIIPAGKNQQRSESGDTILETDSESYLMSKALSDFRAPGMEKFDWLLQNAGVTGATAGAASGAGFDGGTGYGTGMGGNGGDGGFSAGSSGGFGAGLTGNGPVTPGGGPAGITAVVEGYFNATLMESVDGPQKSYVDLARIIAESRPEVVLASFPPRRREALRKLPPDQMAAEVIEDTAAQWAAKRLGTAPGGPDGLIIEDEIIRVLLRSLQATQVASRLAEKLAEYVREFNIPQTTTERIRGELEWAVVPGKEKTRRFLQFKTFETNHFRRLVLHIQELVRTGDAPTATQLADRYISLITSNGELRVEDLGRLPELIQALGGLRSDFWQSTSSHLCEVLPRFAHQDLAHQQLLNALLAISRVVSKFEQFEIVEAIGTAIQGVASVNPADHEKCCHNALTGLASTQALERILEMYVQKRDEGNLLRTASALLRFSGPAGIGKAVALLEEEKNAANRLALIRLIGRVGPMALDTVRKCLHDERWYVVRNACKLLFQLKDPQMVTEMAPALRHQDERVQKAALDAVRESRDPRRAVVIADALPFLKPQLRDEALSELLFLRDPASIPALERLLFTDPKGNLQVACTQTLAAIPGPEAERALLHVLSSPNLIQAARRMALTTLVKLKSPDVNYAVRQYAESAPNDAMSVEMTKTVGT; encoded by the coding sequence ATGCAGGATACGAATCAGACGAAAGCGGTTGGGCTCAAATACGCACGGTCTCTGCAAACCCTGCTGAAGACCGCGATCATGTTCTCTCCCGGCCATGCGGCCGTGAACCAGCCTCTGCAGCACAGCTTCGATCAGCTCAACGAAATCGTTAAGAATCACGGGCAGTTCACGCTCGGGTTCGTCGATCAGCGCGTCATGATCAACAACATCCTGACTACCGACCCTGCGCTGAAGACCCTGGAAAACGAGTTCCTGAAGCGCGGCGTTGGCGCGGTCACCTTCGAAGTTGGATTAACCATGACCGGCTACCGAAAACTGATCGGTGTTCTCGCAGTGCAGGTCAAGACACTGGAAGCAACCGGCCTGCACCAGCACCTTGTACAGAATCCCGTCGAGTTCGCGCGAATTATCCCAGCCGGAAAGAACCAGCAGCGCTCCGAAAGTGGCGACACAATACTCGAGACCGACTCCGAGTCCTACCTGATGTCGAAAGCTTTATCGGATTTTCGCGCTCCCGGCATGGAGAAGTTCGACTGGCTGCTGCAGAACGCCGGCGTCACGGGAGCGACGGCGGGTGCTGCTTCTGGAGCCGGGTTCGACGGCGGGACCGGCTACGGAACTGGCATGGGCGGCAATGGCGGCGACGGCGGATTCTCGGCCGGCTCTTCGGGCGGATTTGGCGCGGGATTGACCGGAAACGGACCAGTAACTCCGGGCGGTGGCCCGGCGGGGATTACCGCTGTTGTCGAAGGTTATTTCAATGCCACGCTGATGGAGAGCGTGGATGGTCCGCAGAAATCGTACGTGGACCTGGCACGAATCATTGCTGAGTCCCGACCGGAAGTAGTGCTGGCCTCGTTCCCGCCAAGGCGTCGCGAGGCGCTCCGCAAATTGCCGCCCGACCAGATGGCGGCCGAGGTCATTGAAGACACCGCCGCGCAGTGGGCCGCCAAACGACTGGGTACGGCTCCTGGCGGTCCCGATGGTCTGATCATCGAGGACGAGATCATTCGCGTTCTGCTGCGCAGCCTCCAGGCAACGCAAGTGGCTTCGCGCCTGGCCGAGAAACTGGCGGAGTACGTTCGCGAATTCAACATTCCTCAGACGACGACGGAGCGGATTCGCGGCGAACTCGAATGGGCCGTTGTTCCCGGCAAAGAGAAAACACGGCGCTTCCTGCAGTTCAAGACTTTCGAGACGAACCATTTCCGGCGCCTGGTGCTTCACATTCAGGAGCTTGTGAGGACGGGCGACGCCCCAACCGCCACCCAGTTGGCTGATCGATATATCTCGCTGATTACCAGCAATGGCGAACTCCGGGTTGAAGACCTCGGTCGCCTGCCGGAACTGATCCAAGCACTCGGTGGCTTAAGGTCCGACTTCTGGCAGAGCACGAGCAGTCATCTCTGCGAGGTCCTCCCACGATTCGCGCATCAGGACCTCGCCCATCAGCAACTCCTGAACGCCCTGCTGGCGATTTCGCGAGTTGTATCCAAGTTTGAACAGTTCGAGATCGTCGAAGCGATCGGGACCGCGATCCAGGGCGTCGCATCCGTCAATCCCGCAGATCACGAAAAATGTTGCCACAACGCGCTAACCGGACTCGCATCGACGCAGGCGCTGGAACGAATCCTGGAAATGTATGTCCAGAAGCGCGACGAAGGAAATCTGCTGCGAACTGCGTCGGCGCTTCTGCGGTTCTCTGGGCCGGCCGGCATCGGCAAAGCCGTCGCATTGCTCGAGGAAGAAAAGAACGCCGCAAACCGTCTGGCGTTGATCCGGTTGATCGGACGAGTCGGCCCGATGGCTTTAGATACGGTTCGCAAATGCCTGCACGACGAGCGTTGGTATGTCGTGCGAAACGCGTGCAAGCTGCTCTTCCAACTGAAAGATCCGCAAATGGTGACCGAGATGGCCCCGGCATTACGTCATCAGGATGAGCGCGTGCAGAAAGCAGCCTTGGACGCAGTGCGCGAATCGCGCGACCCACGCCGAGCGGTCGTAATCGCGGACGCGTTGCCATTCCTGAAACCGCAGCTTCGCGATGAAGCGCTAAGCGAACTTCTGTTCCTGCGTGATCCGGCGAGCATTCCCGCCCTGGAGCGACTCTTGTTCACCGATCCGAAGGGAAACCTTCAGGTCGCATGTACGCAGACACTGGCTGCGATCCCAGGCCCGGAGGCAGAGAGGGCGCTTTTGCACGTGCTCAGCAGCCCCAACTTGATCCAAGCCGCGCGCCGCATGGCGCTGACCACGCTGGTAAAACTGAAGTCGCCGGATGTGAATTACGCGGTGCGGCAGTATGCCGAATCGGCACCCAATGATGCGATGTCGGTAGAGATGACGAAGACAGTCGGAACTTAG
- the deoC gene encoding deoxyribose-phosphate aldolase produces the protein MKEPTSPVAQDWKAVAALIDHTLLKPEATRAQVAKLCAEAVKYGFCSVMVNPSNVAQAVSLVQGSPVLVGTVIGFPLGATTGTAKLAEAVDCLRLGARELDMVINIGALKSGERTVVSSEIKALADLAHRSGAILKVIIETALLDTDEKILACKLAADAGADFVKTSTGFSSAGATVADVALMRGVVGTKIGVKAAGGIRTASDVVGMIDAGANRIGASASVAIVREMGAPD, from the coding sequence TTGAAGGAACCTACCTCCCCTGTAGCTCAGGATTGGAAAGCTGTAGCTGCTCTCATTGACCATACGTTGTTGAAGCCGGAAGCGACGCGGGCGCAGGTCGCAAAGCTGTGCGCAGAAGCGGTGAAGTACGGCTTCTGCTCGGTCATGGTGAACCCGTCGAACGTGGCGCAGGCCGTGAGCCTCGTGCAGGGCTCGCCCGTGCTGGTTGGAACCGTGATCGGGTTCCCGCTGGGAGCGACGACGGGCACGGCGAAACTGGCCGAGGCGGTCGATTGCCTGCGGCTGGGCGCCAGAGAGTTAGACATGGTGATCAACATCGGGGCGCTGAAGTCGGGCGAGCGCACCGTGGTCAGTTCGGAAATCAAGGCGCTGGCCGACCTCGCGCATCGCTCGGGGGCGATCCTGAAGGTGATTATCGAGACGGCCCTGCTCGACACCGACGAGAAGATTCTCGCGTGCAAGCTGGCGGCCGATGCGGGTGCGGATTTTGTAAAGACCTCGACGGGTTTCTCATCCGCCGGTGCGACAGTTGCCGATGTCGCCCTGATGCGGGGAGTGGTGGGAACAAAGATTGGAGTGAAAGCGGCGGGCGGAATCCGGACGGCTTCGGATGTAGTGGGAATGATCGATGCCGGAGCGAACCGGATCGGGGCGAGCGCAAGCGTTGCGATTGTGCGCGAAATGGGCGCTCCCGATTAA
- the hpt gene encoding hypoxanthine phosphoribosyltransferase encodes MSELKVFISREQIAKRVAEIAAQISKDYAGESIVLLGVLKGAAIFLSDLSRHVTLDASFDFISVSSYGNAKQNSGEVKMLKDVDQSMEGKNIILVEDILDTGLTLTYLSRVLKAHKPKSFKIAALLDKKARRIENIQADYVGFEIPDEFVVGYGMDYAERYRNLPDICIVP; translated from the coding sequence GTGTCGGAACTCAAGGTCTTCATATCGCGGGAGCAGATTGCGAAACGTGTCGCCGAGATCGCGGCGCAGATCAGCAAAGATTACGCCGGCGAATCGATTGTCCTGCTGGGCGTCTTGAAGGGTGCGGCTATTTTTCTGAGCGACCTTTCGCGGCACGTCACCCTGGATGCCAGCTTCGATTTCATCTCGGTTTCCAGTTACGGCAATGCTAAGCAGAACAGCGGCGAAGTGAAGATGCTCAAGGACGTCGACCAGTCGATGGAAGGCAAGAACATCATCCTGGTCGAGGACATCCTGGATACCGGCCTCACCCTGACTTATCTCTCCCGGGTGCTGAAGGCGCACAAACCAAAGAGCTTCAAGATTGCCGCGCTCTTGGACAAGAAGGCGCGGCGCATTGAGAACATCCAGGCAGATTATGTCGGCTTCGAGATCCCGGACGAGTTCGTAGTTGGCTATGGCATGGATTACGCCGAGAGGTATCGCAACCTGCCGGATATCTGTATCGTGCCGTAG
- a CDS encoding adenosine deaminase, which produces MRARRIALSLVLVACSSFASAQQHPAAATPAHPAPPPAAPTESPEQRTEKAFDAARQSPPALYAFLREMPKGGDLHNHMTGAVYAESYVRFAAENNLCVDRKTMNLTAPPCKEGQAEAKEAFSDPILYREMLAAWSMLGWPMSGKSGHDQFFDAFPLFDKPEIGHYGDMLAELAQRNADANVQYLELMLSPDVFASLSFGLKAEWNDDFGKMRTAMLDGGLRDIVAQTSKNLDQWEARRDAILHCRDSNQSLAEPGCSVKTRYIFQILRGFPKQAVFAQLVTAFETATQDPRVVGLNLVMPEDAYIPMHDFELHMRMLSYLKEIYPKVHITLHAGELAPGLVPPDGLRNHIRDSIEIGRAERIGHGVDIMYEDNPHQLLAEMARRNIMVEICLTSNDMILGVKGKNHPLAQYLKAGVPVALATDDEGVARSEITREFMKGVYEQDLDYLTLKRMVRTSIEHAFLPGQSLWQDGRRFVMGHECAADRPNIKSVMPSCQKLLNASEKAREEWKVEQKFAEFEAKY; this is translated from the coding sequence ATGCGCGCTCGGCGCATCGCATTGAGTCTTGTTCTCGTCGCGTGCTCGTCGTTCGCCAGCGCGCAGCAGCATCCCGCCGCGGCCACTCCGGCGCATCCCGCACCGCCTCCGGCAGCCCCAACCGAATCGCCCGAACAGCGCACGGAAAAGGCGTTCGACGCGGCACGGCAGTCTCCGCCTGCGCTCTACGCTTTTCTGAGGGAGATGCCCAAAGGTGGAGACCTGCATAACCACATGACCGGCGCGGTTTATGCCGAGAGTTACGTCCGCTTCGCCGCCGAGAACAATCTTTGCGTCGATCGCAAAACGATGAACCTGACCGCTCCACCCTGTAAAGAAGGTCAGGCCGAGGCGAAAGAGGCGTTCAGCGATCCCATTCTCTACCGCGAGATGCTCGCCGCGTGGTCCATGCTCGGCTGGCCGATGTCCGGGAAGAGCGGCCACGACCAGTTCTTCGACGCATTCCCGTTGTTCGACAAGCCCGAGATCGGCCACTACGGCGACATGCTCGCCGAACTGGCGCAGCGCAACGCCGACGCCAACGTGCAGTACCTCGAACTCATGTTGTCGCCCGACGTCTTCGCCTCGCTCAGCTTCGGCCTGAAAGCCGAGTGGAACGACGATTTCGGCAAAATGCGTACAGCCATGCTCGACGGTGGCCTGCGCGACATCGTTGCCCAGACGAGCAAGAACCTCGACCAGTGGGAAGCCCGCCGGGACGCAATCCTGCACTGCCGCGACTCGAACCAATCGCTCGCCGAGCCCGGCTGCTCCGTGAAGACCCGCTATATTTTCCAGATCCTACGCGGATTCCCCAAGCAGGCTGTCTTCGCCCAACTCGTCACTGCGTTTGAAACGGCAACACAGGATCCGCGCGTTGTCGGTCTCAATCTGGTGATGCCCGAAGACGCCTACATCCCGATGCACGACTTCGAGTTGCACATGCGGATGCTGTCGTACCTGAAGGAGATCTATCCGAAGGTACACATCACGCTGCACGCCGGAGAACTCGCACCGGGATTAGTACCGCCAGATGGCCTCCGCAACCATATCCGCGACTCCATCGAGATCGGCCGCGCCGAACGCATCGGCCACGGTGTAGACATAATGTACGAAGACAACCCGCACCAGTTGCTCGCCGAAATGGCTCGTCGCAACATCATGGTCGAAATCTGCCTGACCTCGAACGACATGATCCTGGGCGTGAAAGGAAAGAACCACCCGCTGGCGCAATACCTCAAGGCTGGAGTGCCGGTCGCGCTCGCCACCGACGACGAAGGCGTTGCTCGCTCGGAGATCACGCGCGAATTCATGAAAGGCGTCTACGAACAGGACCTCGACTATCTCACGCTAAAACGCATGGTCCGCACCAGCATTGAGCACGCCTTCCTGCCCGGACAAAGCCTCTGGCAGGATGGACGACGGTTTGTAATGGGCCACGAATGCGCAGCCGACCGGCCGAACATCAAATCGGTGATGCCCTCGTGCCAGAAACTGTTAAACGCGTCCGAAAAAGCTCGCGAGGAGTGGAAGGTGGAACAGAAGTTCGCGGAGTTTGAAGCGAAGTACTAG
- a CDS encoding DUF4252 domain-containing protein yields the protein MKTLWCAVLIVISGLAAWAQEIKVPSSWDRLAAKADEVVKVTMDKKMLQFASKFMDNEGDAEGKRLVSKLNGIYVRSLEFKQPDEFTDADVEPIRAQLQGPEWSRIVQVESKPDKEHVEIYIRTVNNQTMGIVVLSQEPKELVLVHLDGPINPEDLDDLSGNFGIPKNIHVPKKSAPASTPPAVKK from the coding sequence ATGAAAACTCTGTGGTGCGCAGTTCTCATTGTAATCAGCGGTCTCGCCGCGTGGGCGCAGGAAATCAAAGTTCCCAGCAGTTGGGACCGACTCGCGGCCAAAGCCGATGAAGTCGTCAAAGTTACCATGGACAAAAAGATGCTGCAGTTCGCTTCGAAATTCATGGACAACGAAGGCGACGCTGAAGGAAAACGACTAGTCTCGAAGTTGAACGGAATCTACGTTCGCAGCTTGGAATTCAAGCAACCGGACGAGTTCACCGATGCTGATGTGGAGCCGATACGCGCCCAACTACAGGGGCCGGAGTGGTCGCGCATTGTGCAGGTGGAAAGCAAGCCTGACAAAGAACACGTCGAGATCTACATAAGGACCGTGAACAACCAAACGATGGGGATAGTGGTGCTCTCGCAAGAACCCAAGGAACTTGTCCTCGTTCATCTCGATGGGCCGATCAACCCCGAGGATCTCGACGACCTGAGTGGAAACTTCGGGATTCCGAAGAATATTCATGTGCCGAAGAAGTCAGCACCTGCGTCCACGCCGCCAGCGGTGAAGAAATGA
- the cdd gene encoding cytidine deaminase: MISISKSEQDRLLQEAEKVSERAYAPFSKFFVGCAILTSEGKTYVGCNVENSSYGLTNCAERTAIFTAIADKTDGRKLDIKAVAVVNRDGVSCAPCGACRQVIFEFGPNAIVIYRGNDGEAVQTTITELLPVGFRLEG; encoded by the coding sequence ATGATTTCGATTTCGAAATCTGAACAGGATCGATTACTGCAGGAAGCCGAAAAAGTCAGTGAGCGGGCATATGCGCCGTTCTCAAAATTCTTTGTTGGATGCGCGATTCTTACCAGCGAGGGAAAGACCTATGTCGGGTGCAATGTCGAGAACTCGTCCTACGGGCTAACCAATTGCGCCGAGCGGACCGCGATCTTCACGGCGATTGCCGACAAGACCGACGGCCGGAAACTCGACATCAAGGCCGTCGCCGTGGTGAATCGCGATGGAGTCTCGTGCGCGCCGTGTGGAGCTTGCCGGCAGGTGATCTTCGAGTTCGGTCCGAATGCGATTGTGATCTATCGCGGAAATGATGGCGAAGCCGTGCAGACGACGATCACGGAATTGCTGCCGGTGGGATTTCGCTTGGAAGGATAG
- a CDS encoding nuclease, with product MKRSVAVRVVTVALLVTLIPLIAISWGNDGHIAINRAAAAKLPADMPAFLKNAADRLAYLGPEPDRWREKSEPQLKYAQEPDHFMDMELVDWMGGKLPPDRYLFVRAVYEHREADPKNATPEMYPEKIGFLPYATMEVYGRLKVAFREYRKAQKEGRSTADAEANAIYYAGWLGHYVGDGSNPLHTTVQYNGWVGPNPNGYDTGKTIHWRMEGPFVGRNMAKLQFADLVTPAKKLDNPFDDFVAYLRTSQKEVETVYQLDKKCGFDGEGTEESRDFIRHRLAAGAQMLADMWYTAWVESAVEPEPYHGPSGQREPVRKCEPAVAAMTK from the coding sequence ATGAAGCGTTCTGTCGCTGTTCGTGTCGTTACCGTTGCCCTGCTCGTAACTCTCATCCCGCTTATTGCCATCTCCTGGGGAAACGATGGTCATATCGCCATCAACCGTGCTGCCGCAGCGAAGTTGCCGGCCGATATGCCGGCATTCCTTAAGAACGCCGCCGACCGGCTGGCGTATCTCGGGCCGGAGCCCGATCGCTGGCGCGAGAAGTCGGAGCCGCAGTTGAAGTACGCGCAGGAGCCGGACCACTTCATGGACATGGAACTGGTGGACTGGATGGGGGGCAAGCTGCCGCCGGATCGCTACCTCTTTGTTCGCGCGGTCTACGAGCATCGCGAAGCCGATCCGAAGAACGCGACGCCGGAAATGTATCCGGAGAAGATTGGCTTCCTGCCGTACGCGACCATGGAGGTTTACGGGCGGCTGAAGGTGGCGTTCCGCGAATATCGGAAGGCACAGAAAGAGGGGCGCTCGACTGCCGACGCCGAGGCGAATGCGATCTATTACGCCGGGTGGCTTGGACACTATGTTGGAGATGGCTCGAACCCGCTGCATACCACCGTGCAGTACAACGGCTGGGTCGGTCCGAACCCGAATGGCTACGATACCGGAAAGACGATTCACTGGCGCATGGAAGGACCGTTTGTCGGGCGCAACATGGCGAAGCTGCAATTCGCGGACCTGGTAACCCCGGCGAAAAAACTCGACAACCCGTTCGATGATTTTGTCGCGTACCTGCGAACCTCGCAGAAGGAAGTCGAGACGGTGTATCAGTTGGACAAGAAGTGCGGGTTCGACGGCGAGGGCACGGAAGAGTCGCGCGATTTCATCCGGCACCGTCTCGCTGCAGGCGCGCAGATGCTTGCCGATATGTGGTACACGGCGTGGGTCGAGAGCGCGGTGGAACCGGAGCCGTATCATGGGCCGAGCGGGCAGAGAGAGCCGGTGAGGAAGTGCGAGCCGGCGGTCGCAGCAATGACGAAATGA
- a CDS encoding FkbM family methyltransferase, with amino-acid sequence MAQVSRALRRTFLRALPAPIRSHLLSSYPNLRKAAPEGMSFVFREYLGDISVNIDTRFKVERIMWTGTYEPPLVWLLQSLNTRDWTCFDVGANVGAIALALAKLVGPDGKIYAFEPGPPNLRRLRDNLNLNPELSKRVEMIAAGVGRAPGELYWAEEKGNPGNALLGETGTHKIKIITLDDFVRERAISRLDFLKIDVEGMELDVMQGAADTLRRFHPMLYFETLPRYTETGAGATFADMHNFLVKELGYTLHRIDSQGQLQAQDAGQHGGYTVAVHLNRKS; translated from the coding sequence ATGGCCCAAGTCTCCCGAGCACTCCGCCGGACCTTCCTTCGCGCGCTTCCCGCGCCGATTCGCTCGCACCTGCTATCGTCGTACCCGAACCTGCGCAAGGCTGCGCCTGAAGGAATGTCGTTCGTATTTCGCGAGTACCTCGGCGACATCTCCGTCAACATTGATACGCGCTTCAAGGTCGAGCGCATCATGTGGACCGGCACCTACGAGCCGCCCTTAGTCTGGCTGCTGCAATCGCTCAACACACGCGATTGGACATGTTTCGATGTCGGTGCGAATGTCGGAGCGATCGCGCTGGCGTTGGCGAAACTGGTCGGACCCGATGGCAAGATCTACGCTTTCGAACCCGGCCCGCCGAATCTCCGACGGCTGCGCGACAACCTGAACCTGAACCCCGAGCTGTCAAAACGGGTAGAAATGATTGCCGCGGGCGTGGGACGTGCTCCCGGCGAACTCTACTGGGCTGAAGAGAAGGGCAACCCAGGTAACGCCCTGCTCGGCGAAACCGGAACGCACAAAATCAAAATCATCACGCTCGACGACTTCGTCCGCGAGCGCGCGATCTCCAGACTTGATTTCTTGAAAATCGACGTGGAGGGAATGGAACTCGACGTCATGCAGGGGGCCGCCGATACCCTGCGCCGCTTCCACCCCATGCTCTATTTCGAAACCCTGCCGCGCTATACCGAAACCGGTGCCGGAGCCACATTTGCCGACATGCACAACTTTCTCGTGAAGGAACTGGGATACACCCTTCACCGCATCGACTCGCAGGGACAACTGCAGGCGCAAGACGCGGGGCAGCACGGCGGGTATACCGTTGCTGTGCACCTCAACCGGAAATCTTAA
- a CDS encoding thymidine kinase: protein MNITKGSIGWIEVVCGPMFSGKSEELIRRLRRAEIARQRVQIFKPGIDQRYAQDHIVSHSELKIQSEGVKDWQELEKKLDWRTEVIGIDEAQFLGDGIVDLVVRLADLGKRIIIAGLDTDYLGRPFHPMPELLAVADDITKYLAICMQCGNPAKHTQRLVASEELVVVGAAGMYEARCRRCFEPNLAKLEKMKQSAAVAMGRGAEK from the coding sequence ATGAACATTACCAAGGGAAGCATCGGCTGGATTGAAGTGGTGTGCGGTCCCATGTTCAGCGGCAAGAGCGAAGAACTGATCCGCCGCCTGCGGCGGGCGGAGATCGCGCGCCAGCGGGTGCAGATCTTCAAGCCGGGCATCGACCAGCGCTACGCGCAGGACCACATCGTGAGCCACAGCGAACTCAAGATCCAGTCGGAGGGCGTGAAGGACTGGCAGGAACTCGAGAAGAAGCTCGACTGGCGCACGGAAGTGATTGGAATTGACGAGGCGCAGTTCCTCGGCGACGGCATCGTCGATCTCGTTGTGCGCCTGGCCGATCTCGGAAAGCGCATCATCATCGCCGGTCTCGACACCGATTACCTTGGTCGGCCGTTCCACCCAATGCCAGAACTGCTGGCGGTCGCCGATGACATCACGAAATACCTGGCGATCTGCATGCAGTGCGGCAACCCGGCAAAGCACACGCAGCGACTCGTCGCGAGCGAAGAACTGGTCGTGGTCGGCGCGGCCGGCATGTACGAGGCGCGCTGCCGTCGGTGCTTCGAGCCAAACCTGGCTAAACTGGAAAAAATGAAGCAGTCGGCTGCGGTGGCGATGGGAAGAGGGGCGGAGAAGTAA
- a CDS encoding NAD-dependent deacylase, with protein sequence MISLQNSDRLFVLTGAGISAESGIPTFRDANGLWEGWRFEDVASPEAWARDPKLVWKFYSLRRAGASPCRPNPAHVALAELEQKMGDHFFLCTQNVDNLHEQAGSRRLVHMHGELFKSRCDSCRRSPFEDTRTYDGEIPRCECGGRIRPHIVWFGEVPFEMDRIMAELDRCTVLAVIGTSGVVHPAASFVHWARQRYAAGGEPVRTIYVGPEEPANRTAFDDCVLGKAGERLSGLFEVVH encoded by the coding sequence ATGATCTCTCTCCAGAACTCGGACCGTCTGTTTGTTCTTACCGGCGCCGGCATCAGTGCCGAGAGCGGGATTCCGACATTTCGCGATGCGAATGGATTGTGGGAAGGATGGCGGTTTGAAGATGTCGCGTCGCCCGAGGCTTGGGCGCGGGATCCGAAGCTGGTGTGGAAGTTTTATTCGTTGAGGCGTGCAGGAGCGTCACCGTGCAGGCCGAACCCAGCGCATGTGGCACTTGCCGAACTGGAGCAGAAGATGGGCGACCACTTCTTCCTCTGTACGCAGAACGTCGACAACCTGCATGAACAGGCTGGTTCGCGGCGCCTGGTTCACATGCATGGCGAGCTGTTCAAGTCCCGATGCGATTCCTGCCGGCGCTCGCCCTTCGAAGACACGCGAACATATGACGGCGAGATCCCGCGCTGCGAGTGTGGCGGGCGGATTCGGCCGCACATTGTGTGGTTCGGCGAGGTACCGTTTGAAATGGATCGCATCATGGCTGAACTCGATCGCTGTACCGTGCTGGCGGTGATTGGAACGTCAGGAGTTGTGCATCCGGCAGCGAGTTTCGTGCACTGGGCGCGGCAGAGGTATGCCGCGGGCGGCGAGCCGGTGCGGACGATTTACGTTGGTCCGGAGGAGCCGGCGAATCGGACGGCGTTCGATGATTGCGTGCTGGGCAAGGCGGGAGAGAGGCTCTCCGGATTATTCGAGGTGGTCCACTAG